TGCCGATCAGGCGGAGATCGAGGCCACACTGAACGAGCTCATGACCCGCGCCCAGCCGCTGGTGACGCGACTGCCGCGCCAGCCGGGCCACAAGGAGCAGCGCTATGCCCATCTTCTGTCCGGGCCGCCGGCGATTTCGGCTGAAGCGCCCGAGCCTCCGCCCGAGCCGGCGGTTCTCCGGGTGCGCGCCGAGAACGATCGCCTGGGCAAGCTGGAAGCCGAGGTGGCCGCGCTCCGCGCGGAGCTCGCCGGCGTGCGCGAACAGATCGAGACGCTTCGCAAACAACTCGGTGCGTGAGCGAGCCGCCTGCGTCTCACTCGTTTACGCGCCGACGGCTCTGCACGGCCGACGTGAAGAACTGAACCAATTGCCTCCTGTAAGTAGCCCCGTAGGTCGTGAACGCCTCCGTGTGGTCTCCGCCCTCGATCGTCCAAAGCTCCTTGGGTTCGCGCGCCTCCCTGAAGAGACACTTCGCATGATGATACGGGATGACACGATCGCATGTGCCGTGGATCAACAGCAGTGGAGTGGGTGAGATGTTTCGCACTGCCGGCTCGGGGCTGTGCCTATTGTTCACCACCAGGAACGACAAGGGCCACTTCGCGATCCAAACAAGGGGGATGCACCCGATCTTGTCGCGCACGATCCTGCGATAGGAGCAGAACGAAACAGCAATCATGATGAGCAGGGCGATGTTCTTCATAGTTGTTTGAGGCCGATCCGTATCGGAGATTCCACACCCGCTTCGCTGAAGTCCGCAAAGAGCGCCAAGCTTATCCGATTCTTCGCGTCCTTTGCGATCTTCTGTA
This is a stretch of genomic DNA from Verrucomicrobiota bacterium. It encodes these proteins:
- a CDS encoding alpha/beta hydrolase; translation: MKNIALLIMIAVSFCSYRRIVRDKIGCIPLVWIAKWPLSFLVVNNRHSPEPAVRNISPTPLLLIHGTCDRVIPYHHAKCLFREAREPKELWTIEGGDHTEAFTTYGATYRRQLVQFFTSAVQSRRRVNE